In one Polaribacter sp. ALD11 genomic region, the following are encoded:
- a CDS encoding YitT family protein — MSSKKGINYFSEYFQIFIGIVLTSLGLKAFLLPNGFLDGGVTGIALLVRTQVDINMSYLLLIFSIPFLILGYYTVSKRIVVKSIISILGLAIFIHVENFQTITNDKLLISIFGGLLVGSGIGIAIRNGSVLDGSEILGIYLNDKFGISIGKIVLFFNIILFSITAFVVSVEVALYSILTYIIAAKVTDTVIEGFEDFIGVTIVSKKHNIIKKAILEELGVGLTIYKGSSGFGHNGKVEDFDIIHSIVNRIDIKKMYRVVQEIDTEAFIVEFDVNSVKGGVLRHYIDKKKNKNLVKFNATTKETKS; from the coding sequence ATGAGTAGTAAAAAAGGAATTAACTATTTTTCTGAATATTTTCAAATATTTATAGGAATTGTATTAACTAGTTTAGGTTTAAAAGCTTTTCTATTACCTAATGGTTTTTTAGATGGTGGTGTAACTGGCATTGCGCTTTTAGTAAGAACACAAGTAGATATAAACATGTCTTACCTACTTCTTATTTTTAGTATTCCTTTTTTAATTTTAGGGTATTATACTGTTTCTAAACGAATTGTAGTAAAATCAATTATTAGTATTTTGGGTTTGGCTATTTTTATTCATGTAGAGAACTTTCAAACAATAACAAACGATAAATTATTAATTTCAATTTTTGGAGGTTTATTAGTAGGTTCTGGTATAGGTATCGCAATAAGAAATGGTTCTGTTTTAGATGGTTCAGAAATTTTAGGTATATATTTAAATGATAAATTCGGAATTAGTATTGGCAAAATTGTACTTTTTTTTAATATTATCTTATTTAGCATTACTGCTTTTGTTGTTTCAGTTGAAGTTGCACTATACTCTATCTTAACCTATATTATCGCTGCAAAAGTTACAGATACTGTTATAGAAGGTTTTGAAGATTTTATTGGTGTAACCATTGTTTCTAAAAAACATAACATCATAAAAAAAGCCATTTTAGAAGAATTAGGCGTTGGTTTAACCATTTATAAAGGCTCTTCTGGCTTTGGTCATAATGGCAAAGTTGAAGATTTTGATATTATTCACTCTATAGTAAATAGAATAGATATAAAAAAAATGTATAGAGTTGTGCAAGAAATAGATACAGAAGCTTTTATTGTTGAGTTTGATGTTAATAGTGTAAAAGGTGGCGTTCTAAGACATTATATTGATAAAAAAAAGAACAAGAATCTAGTTAAATTTAATGCGACAACTAAAGAAACTAAATCTTAA
- a CDS encoding AI-2E family transporter produces MKATIAPRTIRQIFVLLLILFIATLIFRELMPYLSGVLGAITIYVLLRKWMVFLVKKKWNPDLAAVFLMFLSFICILLPVAGIIIMLGNKIGEAVTNSEQVVEAFKSQMGIIEAKIGYDFASNIKTAEVSTWVTDNLQGFAGGTFNIFIAIGLMYFMLYYMLTNRSELRKSLYDYIPISESNLKVIGAESQSMVRSNAIGIPLVAIAQGIIALIGFLIFGVTDPFFWFVIVTVGSMIPFVGTLIGILPVFILTLSTGSEFSAWGILIYGLVVVGSTDNIIRLFVLKKLDDVHPLITLIGVIVGVPLFGFIGLIFGPLLISLFLIIVRIYKKEFGAKKEQTVVL; encoded by the coding sequence ATGAAAGCGACCATTGCTCCTAGAACAATAAGACAAATATTTGTTTTATTACTTATTTTATTTATTGCAACTCTTATATTTAGAGAACTAATGCCTTATTTATCTGGTGTTTTGGGAGCTATTACAATTTATGTGCTATTAAGAAAGTGGATGGTTTTCTTAGTGAAAAAAAAGTGGAATCCAGATTTAGCAGCGGTATTTTTAATGTTTCTTTCTTTCATTTGCATTCTATTGCCTGTTGCAGGAATTATTATAATGTTAGGAAATAAAATAGGGGAAGCCGTTACAAATTCAGAGCAAGTAGTAGAAGCTTTTAAAAGCCAGATGGGAATTATTGAAGCAAAAATAGGATATGACTTTGCATCGAATATAAAAACAGCTGAAGTTTCTACCTGGGTTACAGATAATTTACAAGGCTTTGCAGGTGGTACTTTTAATATTTTTATAGCAATAGGTTTAATGTACTTTATGCTGTATTACATGTTAACAAACCGTTCTGAGTTAAGAAAATCATTATATGACTATATTCCTATTAGTGAAAGTAATTTAAAAGTTATAGGAGCAGAATCTCAATCTATGGTGCGTTCAAATGCAATAGGAATTCCTTTGGTTGCCATAGCTCAAGGTATAATAGCTCTAATAGGTTTTTTAATTTTCGGAGTAACAGACCCGTTTTTTTGGTTTGTTATTGTTACTGTAGGCTCTATGATTCCTTTTGTAGGAACTTTAATTGGTATTTTACCTGTTTTTATTCTAACGCTTTCAACGGGAAGTGAATTCTCTGCTTGGGGAATTTTAATTTATGGTTTGGTAGTTGTTGGTTCTACAGACAATATTATTAGATTATTTGTCTTGAAAAAATTAGATGATGTTCACCCTCTAATAACATTAATTGGAGTTATTGTTGGAGTGCCATTATTTGGTTTTATAGGTCTAATTTTTGGGCCTTTACTAATTAGTTTGTTTTTAATTATAGTAAGAATTTATAAAAAAGAATTTGGTGCTAAGAAAGAACAGACAGTTGTTCTATAA
- a CDS encoding cupin domain-containing protein, producing the protein MKKYTIQKSPFVVPTTDGKVIKEHFGKATDGNSQVSIAHMVAPSNWSEPFQTPEFDEYTYIIKGKKQFIIDDETVVLEAGESIKIEKNTRVQYSNPFIEPCEYLAVCLPAFSIDLVNRE; encoded by the coding sequence ATGAAAAAATATACCATTCAGAAATCACCATTTGTAGTACCTACAACAGATGGCAAAGTTATTAAAGAACATTTTGGAAAAGCTACCGACGGTAATTCTCAAGTAAGTATTGCACATATGGTTGCACCGTCTAATTGGAGCGAGCCTTTTCAAACACCAGAATTTGATGAATATACGTATATCATCAAAGGGAAAAAACAGTTTATTATAGATGACGAAACGGTTGTTTTAGAAGCAGGAGAATCTATTAAGATAGAAAAAAATACCCGCGTTCAATACTCAAATCCGTTTATAGAACCTTGTGAGTATTTAGCCGTTTGTTTGCCAGCATTTTCTATCGATCTAGTAAATAGAGAATAA
- a CDS encoding helicase HerA-like domain-containing protein — MSQKEEFFEYINNGYKTKGDFIALGAAMLGEETITDAIVKVPLKTLNRHGLIAGATGTGKTKTLQVLAENLSEKGVPVLLMDIKGDLSGLAQASSGHAKIDERHAKIGFPFTAQKFPIEILTISEQEGTRMRATVSEFGPVLLSRILDLTETQSGIVSIIFKYCDDNKFALLDIKDFKKVLQYVTNEGKEEIQAEYGRISSSSTGAILRKIVEIEQQGGDLFFGEKSFEVEDLTRVDADGKGIISVLRLTDIQDKPKLFSTFMLQLLAEVYETFPEQGDSGRPELIIFIDEAHLVFEEASKALLNQIESIVKLIRSKGIGLYFVTQNPKDVPEDILAQLGLKIQHALRAFTAKDRKAIKLAAENYPNSEYYDTKEVLTQLGIGEAFVSVLNEKGIPTPLARTMLRAPMSRMDVLTDKELKQVVDNSRLFYKYNENLDRESAYELLNAKIAKVNLAEAAAIKAAADEKEREKVAKEKEKERQREERASRSSSRRRSTAQNPLIKVLTSATFIRAAFGILKKVLK; from the coding sequence ATGAGTCAGAAGGAAGAATTTTTTGAGTACATAAACAACGGTTACAAAACCAAAGGCGATTTTATAGCATTAGGAGCTGCAATGTTAGGTGAAGAAACAATTACAGATGCCATTGTAAAAGTTCCTTTAAAAACCTTAAACAGACATGGTTTAATTGCTGGCGCAACCGGAACAGGGAAAACAAAAACACTTCAAGTTTTGGCTGAAAATTTATCAGAAAAAGGAGTTCCTGTGTTGTTAATGGACATCAAAGGAGATCTTTCTGGTTTGGCACAAGCAAGTTCTGGTCACGCAAAAATAGACGAACGTCATGCAAAAATTGGGTTTCCGTTTACAGCACAAAAATTCCCGATAGAAATTTTAACAATTTCTGAGCAAGAAGGGACAAGAATGCGTGCAACAGTTTCAGAATTCGGACCCGTTTTATTATCAAGAATTTTAGATTTAACAGAAACGCAAAGTGGTATTGTTTCTATCATTTTTAAATATTGTGATGATAATAAGTTTGCATTATTAGATATTAAAGACTTTAAAAAAGTTTTACAATATGTTACCAATGAAGGAAAAGAAGAAATTCAAGCAGAGTATGGGAGAATTTCATCATCTTCTACAGGTGCAATTTTACGTAAGATTGTAGAAATAGAACAACAAGGTGGCGATTTATTCTTTGGTGAAAAGTCTTTTGAAGTAGAAGATTTAACTAGAGTAGATGCAGATGGAAAAGGAATTATCTCTGTTTTAAGATTAACCGATATACAAGACAAACCAAAGTTATTTTCAACATTTATGTTGCAATTACTAGCTGAGGTTTATGAAACGTTCCCAGAGCAAGGAGATTCTGGTAGACCAGAATTAATTATCTTTATAGATGAAGCTCATTTGGTATTTGAAGAAGCTTCTAAAGCTTTATTGAATCAAATAGAAAGTATTGTAAAGTTAATTCGTTCTAAAGGAATTGGTTTGTATTTCGTAACTCAGAATCCTAAAGATGTGCCAGAAGATATTTTAGCGCAACTAGGTTTAAAAATTCAGCATGCATTAAGAGCTTTTACTGCAAAAGACAGAAAAGCAATTAAGTTGGCAGCAGAGAATTATCCGAATTCAGAGTATTACGATACAAAGGAAGTCTTAACACAATTAGGAATTGGAGAAGCATTTGTATCCGTTTTAAACGAAAAAGGAATTCCGACGCCATTAGCAAGAACCATGTTGCGTGCACCAATGAGTAGAATGGACGTGTTAACCGACAAAGAGTTAAAGCAAGTTGTAGACAACTCTAGATTGTTTTATAAATACAATGAAAATCTTGATAGAGAAAGTGCTTATGAGTTATTAAATGCTAAAATAGCCAAAGTAAATCTTGCCGAAGCAGCGGCTATAAAAGCAGCAGCAGATGAAAAAGAAAGAGAAAAAGTAGCAAAAGAAAAGGAAAAAGAGAGGCAAAGAGAAGAAAGAGCGAGTAGAAGTTCTTCTAGAAGACGAAGTACCGCACAAAATCCGTTAATTAAAGTATTAACAAGTGCTACTTTTATAAGAGCAGCTTTCGGTATATTAAAAAAAGTTTTAAAATAA
- a CDS encoding bifunctional oligoribonuclease/PAP phosphatase NrnA, with translation MNIYKQIEAEIQAASHIVITAHKSADGDSIGSSLGLLHFIEKLGKKAVVCHPDKAPDFLDWLDTSSIILMEENSDEVTEQMQKADLIFCLDYNATNRVGPEMQALLEAATCKKIMIDHHLNPEEFPTLTVSETTASSTSQLIVDLIEESGNLELLDEKMGTPLYLGILTDTGSFRFNSVKPRTHEVLAKLLAAGVAHHLIHEKLSDNNTESRLRLQGYAMSEKLEILYDYNVAIISLSKEELAKYNYKKGDTDSLANLVLSIKGMKAAIVFTERDGIMKISFRSKGAENPVNVLAKEHFNGGGHANASGGMSDLTVKETLEKLRGLIPEYFQK, from the coding sequence ATGAATATTTACAAACAAATTGAAGCAGAGATTCAAGCCGCTTCACATATCGTTATTACAGCACACAAATCTGCAGACGGAGACTCGATTGGGTCTTCTTTAGGGTTGCTTCATTTTATAGAAAAGTTAGGTAAAAAAGCGGTTGTTTGTCACCCAGATAAAGCACCCGATTTTTTAGATTGGTTAGATACTTCGTCTATTATTTTAATGGAAGAGAATTCTGATGAGGTAACTGAACAAATGCAAAAAGCAGATTTAATTTTCTGTTTAGATTACAATGCAACCAATAGAGTAGGACCAGAAATGCAAGCTTTGTTAGAAGCAGCAACCTGTAAGAAAATAATGATCGATCATCATTTGAATCCTGAAGAGTTTCCTACACTTACGGTTTCTGAAACAACAGCATCATCAACATCACAATTAATTGTAGATTTAATAGAAGAATCTGGCAATTTAGAATTGTTAGATGAAAAAATGGGAACACCTTTATACTTAGGAATCTTAACTGATACCGGTAGTTTTAGATTCAATTCTGTAAAACCAAGAACGCATGAGGTTTTAGCAAAATTATTAGCAGCGGGAGTAGCCCATCATTTAATTCACGAAAAATTAAGTGACAATAATACAGAATCTCGTTTGCGTTTACAAGGGTACGCAATGAGCGAGAAATTAGAGATTCTATACGATTATAATGTCGCTATTATTTCTTTGTCTAAAGAAGAATTGGCAAAATACAATTACAAAAAAGGAGATACCGATAGTTTGGCAAACTTAGTTTTATCTATAAAAGGAATGAAAGCTGCGATTGTATTTACAGAAAGAGACGGAATTATGAAAATATCTTTCCGTTCTAAAGGAGCAGAAAACCCTGTGAATGTGTTGGCAAAAGAACACTTTAACGGTGGAGGTCATGCAAATGCTTCTGGGGGAATGAGCGATTTAACCGTTAAAGAAACGTTAGAAAAATTAAGAGGCTTGATTCCTGAATATTTTCAGAAGTAA
- the tyrS gene encoding tyrosine--tRNA ligase, whose product METINRLKENVEIILPQNGLEEKLELAKKENRKLIIKLGFDPTAPDLHLGHAVVLKKLKEFQNLGHQIVILVGNFTARIGDPTGKNKSRKPLSLEEVQHNAETYINQLSKVIDVDKVKIVFNSEWLDKLSFTEVIQILSKVTVAQLMHRNDFNKRFTENTPIAMHELVYPILQGFDSVEIKADIEMGGTDQLFNCTMGRKLQETFEMSPQIVMCMPLLKGLDGKEKMSKSLHNIIGITDEANEMFGKTMSIPDSLLEEFLQLTTDFSLSKKEGIKNRLASGENPMEIKKLIAKNIITQYHNKNQAQEAEEYFINQFQSKKFEEKEFEAVLIKNTQHKNNAISLIDLCVHLKKGLSKSALRRLIESGAVQVDTIKNKEVYAEILLKDGMKVKIGKRDFYELID is encoded by the coding sequence ATGGAAACAATTAATAGATTAAAAGAGAATGTAGAAATTATTCTTCCTCAAAATGGACTAGAAGAAAAGTTAGAACTAGCTAAAAAAGAGAACAGAAAACTAATAATTAAGCTTGGTTTTGATCCGACTGCACCAGATTTACATTTGGGACACGCTGTTGTTTTAAAGAAATTAAAAGAGTTTCAAAATCTAGGTCATCAGATTGTTATTCTAGTTGGAAATTTTACTGCTCGAATAGGTGATCCTACAGGAAAAAACAAAAGTAGAAAACCATTATCTCTAGAGGAGGTGCAGCATAATGCAGAGACGTACATTAATCAATTATCTAAAGTTATAGATGTTGATAAGGTTAAAATCGTATTTAACTCAGAATGGTTAGACAAACTATCATTTACAGAAGTGATTCAAATTTTATCTAAGGTTACTGTTGCTCAATTAATGCATAGAAACGACTTTAATAAAAGGTTTACAGAAAATACGCCAATTGCAATGCATGAATTAGTATACCCGATACTTCAAGGATTTGATTCTGTAGAAATAAAAGCAGATATTGAAATGGGAGGTACAGACCAACTTTTTAATTGTACAATGGGTAGAAAATTACAAGAAACTTTTGAAATGAGTCCGCAAATAGTAATGTGTATGCCGTTATTAAAAGGGCTTGATGGTAAAGAGAAAATGAGTAAGTCGTTACACAATATTATAGGGATTACAGATGAAGCAAATGAAATGTTTGGAAAAACAATGTCAATTCCAGATAGTTTGCTAGAAGAGTTCTTACAGTTAACAACGGACTTTTCTTTAAGTAAAAAAGAAGGTATTAAAAATAGATTAGCTAGCGGAGAGAATCCAATGGAAATAAAAAAACTAATTGCTAAAAACATTATTACCCAATACCATAACAAGAATCAAGCGCAAGAAGCAGAAGAATACTTTATCAACCAATTTCAAAGTAAAAAATTTGAAGAAAAAGAATTTGAAGCTGTTTTAATTAAAAATACTCAACATAAAAATAATGCAATTAGTTTAATAGATTTATGCGTTCATCTTAAAAAAGGACTCTCTAAATCTGCTCTTAGAAGGTTAATTGAAAGTGGGGCCGTACAAGTTGATACCATAAAAAACAAAGAGGTTTATGCTGAGATTTTACTAAAGGATGGTATGAAAGTAAAAATAGGGAAAAGAGATTTTTATGAATTAATTGATTAA
- a CDS encoding LytTR family DNA-binding domain-containing protein, with protein MNVLIIEDEKPAARRLNRMLAILDIEVQQMLHSVEESLNWLQNNKHPDLIFLDIQLSDGISFEIFEEIEVKSAIIFTTAYDEYALKAFKLNSIDYLLKPLDEDELKVAVDKFKEHQPIQSDVQVNLDDIRKLLVNPVDRKFKKRISIKVGQHIKIINIEDVACFYSENKATYIHTSENRNYLLDNSLEHWQEQLDPEQFFRVNRTFIVHINGIKDIISYSNSRLKLILHSYNETEIIVSRERVKDFKSWID; from the coding sequence ATGAACGTATTAATAATTGAAGATGAAAAGCCAGCAGCAAGAAGATTAAACAGAATGTTGGCTATTTTAGACATCGAAGTGCAGCAAATGTTGCATTCTGTAGAAGAGTCTTTAAACTGGTTGCAGAATAACAAACACCCAGATTTAATATTTTTAGACATTCAACTTTCAGACGGCATCTCTTTTGAGATTTTTGAAGAAATTGAAGTGAAATCTGCTATTATTTTTACCACTGCCTATGACGAATATGCGTTAAAAGCGTTTAAGTTAAATAGCATTGATTATTTATTAAAACCTCTAGATGAAGATGAGCTTAAGGTTGCTGTAGATAAGTTTAAAGAGCATCAACCAATACAATCGGATGTGCAAGTGAATTTAGATGATATTAGAAAATTATTGGTAAATCCTGTAGATCGAAAGTTTAAAAAAAGAATTTCTATAAAAGTTGGGCAACATATAAAGATTATAAATATTGAGGATGTTGCCTGTTTTTACAGTGAAAATAAAGCGACTTATATTCATACTTCAGAAAATAGAAATTATTTATTAGATAATTCTTTAGAGCATTGGCAAGAACAATTAGACCCAGAGCAATTTTTTAGAGTAAACCGTACTTTTATTGTGCATATAAATGGCATTAAAGACATTATTTCCTATTCCAATTCTCGTTTAAAATTAATCTTACATTCGTATAACGAAACTGAAATTATTGTAAGTAGAGAGCGTGTAAAAGATTTTAAGAGTTGGATAGATTAG
- a CDS encoding 2TM domain-containing protein, protein MENQENKKLIRARHRVEEIKKFYKHVVAYILVNLFLAFVWNFSFKLFGDFIVSNQFNGGENTYLPIWFIWGIFLALHGIKTFGYPNLFGKDWEEKKIDEFMKEEN, encoded by the coding sequence ATGGAAAACCAAGAGAATAAGAAATTAATTAGAGCCAGACACCGAGTAGAAGAAATTAAGAAATTCTATAAACATGTGGTTGCATATATTTTGGTAAATTTGTTTTTAGCATTTGTGTGGAACTTTTCCTTTAAACTCTTCGGAGATTTTATTGTTAGCAATCAGTTTAATGGAGGAGAAAACACCTATTTGCCTATTTGGTTTATTTGGGGAATATTTTTAGCACTTCACGGAATTAAGACCTTTGGATACCCTAATTTATTTGGTAAAGATTGGGAAGAAAAAAAGATTGATGAATTTATGAAAGAAGAAAATTAG
- a CDS encoding 2TM domain-containing protein, which yields MEQDYTQEASFIRAKKRVKAIKGFYVHFMVYILVNIFISGVIIFGLTKSGDNFKDTLSNFGVYSTWLFWGIGMFFHWLGVFGFKSLGLGSDWEEKKIKELMDKEDEKIRKF from the coding sequence ATGGAACAAGATTATACACAAGAAGCTAGTTTTATAAGAGCAAAAAAGAGAGTAAAAGCCATTAAAGGGTTTTATGTTCACTTTATGGTTTATATATTGGTAAACATTTTTATAAGCGGTGTTATTATTTTTGGATTAACAAAAAGCGGAGATAATTTTAAAGATACTCTTTCTAATTTTGGTGTATACTCTACATGGCTTTTTTGGGGAATCGGAATGTTTTTTCATTGGTTAGGCGTTTTCGGATTTAAATCTTTAGGTTTAGGAAGTGATTGGGAAGAAAAGAAAATTAAAGAGTTGATGGACAAAGAGGACGAAAAAATCAGGAAATTTTAA
- a CDS encoding 2TM domain-containing protein: MESDFTQKQRYFKAQKRVKDIKGFYTHLTIYCIVIPVIIFVNLKFEPHFHWFWFSAFGWGTGLFIHWLTVFGFNLIGIGKNWEEKKIKEFMNEKK; this comes from the coding sequence ATGGAATCAGATTTTACACAAAAACAACGCTACTTTAAAGCTCAAAAAAGAGTAAAAGATATTAAAGGGTTTTACACACATTTAACTATTTATTGTATTGTTATACCTGTTATTATTTTTGTTAACTTAAAGTTCGAACCACATTTTCATTGGTTTTGGTTTTCTGCTTTTGGTTGGGGAACAGGTCTTTTTATTCACTGGTTAACGGTTTTCGGATTCAATTTAATAGGAATTGGAAAAAACTGGGAGGAAAAGAAAATTAAAGAGTTTATGAACGAAAAGAAATAA
- a CDS encoding 2TM domain-containing protein, with amino-acid sequence METNRTQEQQFILAKKRVEKISKFYKHLATYVIINIFLSAIFIAGDINDGDTFYEAFSDYHNYKIWLFWGIGIVFQALNTFGLSLFMNKDWEERKIQKYMDEQNNIR; translated from the coding sequence ATGGAAACGAACAGAACACAAGAACAGCAATTTATTTTAGCAAAAAAACGAGTTGAAAAAATTAGCAAGTTCTATAAACATCTGGCAACGTATGTTATTATAAATATTTTTTTGAGTGCTATATTTATTGCTGGAGATATAAATGACGGAGACACTTTTTATGAAGCTTTTTCAGATTATCATAATTATAAAATTTGGTTGTTTTGGGGAATCGGAATTGTTTTTCAGGCATTGAATACTTTCGGACTCAGTTTATTTATGAATAAAGACTGGGAGGAGAGAAAGATTCAGAAATATATGGACGAACAAAATAATATTAGATAA
- a CDS encoding 2TM domain-containing protein: MKTSNAIILKKIRNEFIVCLKLTVILGVIFIIVNQQFSIKGMALVLLISSMYSFTLGLGNGIINEYLNTKWDWVHETNKRVWVGAVATVLYTVIAVLIIHYIQYILIFGHNFDTFFKGYLVWVHVIAIIFSLGVATFFHAKGFMINWKAAMTQETTQQQIVAKTETAKFESLKNQLDPHFLFNSLNVLTSLIGENPHQAERFTTKLSKVYRYVLEQRNKDLVPIEEELKFAKTYMELLGMRFEDAVQFNIPDEISNNELKIVPLSLQLLLENAVKHNVVSTSKPLTINIYEEANYLIIENNINPKEAIGKSTKVGLQNIADRYGLITQKGVKIENNNKTFKVSLPLLYKMNNTMYTDDLENSKYVKAVEKVEKLKEFYQNLASYCLVIPFLIFINLRFSPGFHWFWFPIFGWGMGLTFHFLEVNNYNIFLGSNWEDRKIKDLMDKENQQKKYR; this comes from the coding sequence ATGAAAACATCAAACGCTATTATTTTAAAAAAAATAAGAAACGAATTTATAGTTTGTTTAAAACTTACTGTAATTCTAGGGGTTATTTTTATAATTGTAAATCAGCAATTTAGTATAAAAGGAATGGCTTTGGTGCTTTTAATTTCTAGCATGTATTCTTTTACTTTAGGGTTAGGGAATGGAATAATTAATGAATACCTAAACACCAAATGGGATTGGGTTCACGAAACTAATAAAAGAGTCTGGGTTGGTGCTGTAGCTACAGTTTTGTATACCGTTATTGCAGTTTTAATAATTCATTATATACAATACATCTTAATTTTTGGACATAATTTTGATACCTTTTTTAAAGGATACTTAGTTTGGGTGCATGTAATAGCCATTATTTTTTCTTTAGGAGTGGCAACTTTTTTTCATGCAAAAGGATTTATGATCAACTGGAAAGCTGCAATGACGCAAGAAACTACGCAGCAGCAGATTGTAGCAAAAACAGAAACAGCCAAGTTCGAATCTTTAAAAAATCAATTAGATCCACATTTTTTATTCAATAGTTTAAATGTATTAACGAGTTTAATTGGCGAAAATCCGCATCAAGCAGAAAGGTTTACAACAAAGCTCTCTAAGGTTTATCGATATGTTTTAGAGCAAAGAAATAAAGATTTAGTACCAATTGAAGAAGAATTAAAGTTTGCAAAAACGTATATGGAATTGTTAGGAATGCGTTTTGAAGATGCCGTTCAATTTAACATTCCTGATGAAATAAGTAATAATGAATTAAAAATTGTGCCATTATCATTACAGCTTTTATTAGAAAATGCAGTAAAACACAATGTAGTTTCTACTTCTAAACCCTTAACCATAAATATTTATGAAGAAGCTAATTATTTAATTATAGAAAATAACATCAACCCTAAAGAAGCAATAGGAAAAAGCACAAAAGTTGGTTTGCAAAATATTGCTGATAGATATGGATTGATCACTCAAAAAGGAGTGAAAATAGAAAATAATAACAAAACTTTTAAGGTGAGTTTACCACTCCTATATAAAATGAACAACACGATGTACACAGACGATTTAGAAAATAGTAAATATGTAAAAGCAGTAGAAAAAGTAGAGAAACTAAAAGAGTTCTATCAGAATTTAGCTTCTTATTGTTTAGTAATTCCATTTTTAATATTCATAAATTTAAGATTTTCACCAGGTTTTCATTGGTTTTGGTTTCCAATCTTCGGGTGGGGAATGGGCTTAACTTTTCACTTTTTAGAAGTAAATAATTACAATATTTTCTTAGGAAGTAATTGGGAAGACAGAAAGATTAAAGATTTAATGGACAAAGAGAATCAGCAAAAAAAGTACAGATAA
- a CDS encoding DUF2141 domain-containing protein, protein MKILVSILVLAILSITSTLTAQDKTITVTISNINSDEGKVGFALYNKDNFMRTPIESKEGVIKNGKTTIIFGNVKPGSYAVTCYHDKNSNGKMDFSANRMPLEDYGASNNVIAFAPPTFEGAKFTVIDKNVSLEIKF, encoded by the coding sequence ATGAAAATTTTAGTATCTATTTTAGTCTTAGCAATTTTATCAATAACAAGTACCTTAACAGCTCAGGACAAAACAATTACTGTAACGATTTCAAATATTAATTCAGATGAAGGGAAGGTTGGTTTTGCCTTGTATAATAAAGATAATTTTATGAGAACACCTATAGAAAGTAAAGAAGGTGTAATTAAAAATGGTAAAACCACTATTATTTTCGGAAATGTAAAACCAGGTTCATACGCAGTTACTTGCTATCATGATAAAAATAGCAATGGTAAAATGGATTTCTCTGCAAACAGAATGCCTTTAGAAGATTATGGTGCTTCTAATAATGTAATAGCCTTTGCACCACCAACATTTGAAGGAGCTAAATTTACTGTTATCGATAAAAATGTGTCTTTAGAGATAAAATTTTAG